The region GctgatgaacagggattcagccagcagAAAcaaggagctggagctggagagcctgatgaggacctggcaTCCCATCACTGTCATCGTTGCCTGatcctctgtgtgatcctcaccgCCCTCAAACTCTACCGCCTCGtctggaccctggtgagagccgCAACTGCTCCCTACGGCTCTCTCCTCAACCGGTCGTCCACTCcacccaggagaagcctgccttggtccGGACCTGGTTACCGCGGTCTGAGTGAGTGTACATCTGCTGGACGGAAAGCCTGAGGCTTGAGACTCTTGAGCTGAGCACGCAGAGGGAAGGTgtgtcattagcctgtcatgattcaGTGTGTCTGCTGTGCTTAGAGTTAATTGAGAATTGTTTGCCGTGAACTGATCATGTCTATGGCAGTacccagcattaaggattgtcattttcttgattaagaacctatagagtgaaatggtattgagtgatttgagtgaataaagggCAGAAatgtgtggacattctttatttctcccctcaacTGCATACGTCACAATTTTGCCCCCTCGCACCAGttgtcaatatttaaaaaaatcagaacatttcatttaaaaaataagaatatccaTCTCCTCTGGATGAAATCAGAAGTTCTCACGCTTTGGCCTGCTTTTGGGTCTGGTTGCCATCTTTTGAAGGTCCCCTTAAGGGGGCCCCAGGCCGCCTTCCTTCCTGTCAATACCCTTCCTATCAAAGGGCCAAGGCACTTTATCATCCTGCAAGAGCTGTTGTAATCTTATGAGGGAGGGAGATAATCTCTTTCTACCAAAATTAGGTCAATAAGAATGAGACTGACTCAGGGAAATTCATTACTGTGAAGGTGAACAGTATTCCTATGTGCTTCACGTGAAAAGTGTGTCTTATTGAGAGAACACAACCTAAGATGCTCCCGTAAAGCAAATCCAACATTCCTCACTCACTTACTGTACCTTTCTGATCCCCGATGGTCAGTGATTCTCAgatgttttggtatcaggatctTTGAACTcttctaaaaaaaagttttaaaatctcagagagattttgtttttaagtttttgtatGTTAAAGCTGTAGTTGCTTAATGTAATAGAAGTTGTAATTGATGGATTTTGGAGCGCGAGATATACAAGCACACAAGCCGTCAGCTATCTGCAATGATGTCATCGTGTCACAGAGCCTTGCAAACAAGACACTGTACACTTTGGAGAGTGAAAAATGGCAAATAATGTCTTAGTAGTTTCCACTTCATGGAGCCCTAGAAGGAGTCCCTGAATCTTACTATGAGAAGTTTTATTAGGCAATAGAGTTCATGACCCCTGTTTTAGGAAGACTCCAaagagctgggtacagtggtgctcATGGATAACCCCAgatactaaggaggctgagacagaggttcccaaattcaaagacagcctagGCAACctacagagaccctgtctcaaaataaaaataaaataataaaataaaaataaatggggctggagatggagctTAGTGTAGAGGGCTCCAGAGTTTTCAATTGATGCACACCAAGATTCTGAGGAGAGGCAACTTtgtttaacttttcatttcttgctGTTGCAACATAAATTCCAGGTCTTTTGAAGtggggaaagaagggagagaacagaaagcaAATTTACTTCACCAACTTTCTGGCAAGCTCCCATAACACACCAATCTAACATTGGCCCTTGCAATGCACGGGCTGCGAGAAAGGACAGCAGACACTCCAGTTTGAAAAATACAAGAACCAGGCATTTTATTCCAAGACGATGGTTGGAGGGCAACAGGAATAaataagggagggagggaggcccaggGGCTCAGGACAGGAAGACTCTAGGTCTTGCAGCAAATTCCACACCCGGAATTTGTACAGCATTTGCAGCAGAAAATGCAGATGGGAATGTGGGTGTCTCGCCTCCTTAGCCTCTGGCTCACCGGctgtgggaaggaagggagagtgAGCGGCCAGATGCAGCGTGGCCTGGGCAGGCGAGGGGACAGGGTAGGGAGTTCAACCACTCTTACCGTCAAGTGGGCTTCGGTCACAGCTGTGTACTGGGGGTGGCGCTCTGCGGGCTGCCTCGTGAGTTGCCCTGTCTGTGAAAGAGAAGGGGGCATTGAGGATGGCAGAGTCCAACAGAGATCTTGGACTTGCTCCCACCAACCTGTTCCTCCCCAGGTGCCTGGTGACCTCATCATCCAGCTGGCTCGGAGGAGGGAATCTTGCCTTTCTGCTTTCCTCCCTGCCTTCCTAAAAGCATCCCAGATATGTCACCTTTACTCTCTGCGGTCAATTCTCTTCTTCGGGGTTGTCACCCTCCCTTGGCTGGATGCCAGCATCAGCCAGGTCTTCCTGCCCCGGTCCCCTTACCATCCAGTGACTTTCACTCAGACTCTTACCATCAGAATGTGGCTTTCTTCATTGAAAAAGCCTACAGCCCTTCCCCAGCACTCAGGAAAAGTCAGTGTCCGTGCAGCTGCCCACGAGGCTGGCCTGATCTGTGACCTGCCCACCCGACCTTGTCTCCTGGCACCATCTCCTCCCATCCTCAGGAGCTCCACGCTCCTGCTCACCTGCTACCGTCCAAAGCACAGGCCAACTGGACTTTTCTCACAGAACACTCTTGCTTGACTATGGGCCCCTGCTTCCACCTCTTGTCCCCCTGCCCTGTGGTCACACTACCACTGTCCTTTACATCATTTGTGAACAGTATTTATTaaacagaattatttatttgttttaattgctcATTAACTAATGACCTGACCAAGACATAAACTCCATAAGAGCAAAGATGTTGTCTCTGCCTTGCGCATTGCTTTATCCCCATTGTATACAATAAGATTTGATAGAGGAGGCCCTCAATGATACTTGTGTCATTACATCAGGGTCCCCTGAACTTGCCACTCCATCCTTGCTCTTTCAGCAACTGCCAGTCCCTCTGAGTTGTCCTGAGCTTTGCTCAGTGCTAGGGGTCCTCCGGCTGCCTTCAGCAGCCCCTTCCCAGGGGCTGACCCTCCATCCCCGTCCTGGCCCCAGGGCTCTTACCTgttgctggaggctggaggcagtGGCCAGGCTggcgaggaggaggagcaggaggcaggCAGCCCGGATCTGGGTGTTCAGTGCCATtgtgctgtctgtctgtctgacctGCTCTTGGGTCTAGGATTTGCcgtggtgactggggtgcagttacAGTGGCTTTTATGGGGcctgctggaggaggtggtccgagcccccacccctttgccctaacTCATTTCCAAGAAGGTGGTGGCGCCTAAAAGGCGGGAGAGATAAGCGGGAACAGAGTGACAGGGAACAGGGTTGTGTCACCCTCAGCCAGCAGAGGTGTGTTCAGGGGGTGGGGCAGACGGGGCCACAGACACAGGCGTCTAGCCAGTCACCGGGAGTACCTTTTTCCCCAATATAACGTCACCCTGTTGATctcagggaaagaaagaaaaattccacTTTTTGTCCCGGAAGTTGACCTGGTTTGTTAGTAGAAACCTCGACCTTGTCTCCCAGGACCATCTTCTGGTGTCAGATTCTCAGGTGGTCCTCTCCAGACTTGTGAAAGGAAGGGGTGCCCCTGGCTCCTGTCCCGCCCCTCCCTGGCATCCTCATTCACACCTCTCTATTGCTCATGGGCCCCTCAGAAGGGCCCGGCATGGTTTGCGGGGAGAGCGTCCCGTTCCTTAGTGTTCTCTTCACACAGGCTCTGGGGGGGACACCGGAGAGCCAGGTGCCTGGGGAACTCGGCCCACAGGAGTCTCCAACACACTCTGTGCTGCTTCCCAAGTGTCAGAACCTTGAGACGTAGGCCTAGTCGCTGGAAAATGACTGAGTGAACTTTTGAGCATGAAAGATGGCAGTCGTGGCAACAGCTGGCATCTGCTGGCTACATCTTCTATGCCAGCATTTGTATCAACTCACTTGTGTCAGCCAGTGCCACTTAGGTAGCCCCTGATTTCCCCAACCTGGGCTCTGCTCTGTATCTGGGGGCCTTGGTTGCCTTCTCCACACTGACCCCAGGTCCTGGCATCTCTGACTCCAGGGC is a window of Ictidomys tridecemlineatus isolate mIctTri1 chromosome 15, mIctTri1.hap1, whole genome shotgun sequence DNA encoding:
- the Hamp gene encoding hepcidin; the encoded protein is MALNTQIRAACLLLLLLASLATASSLQQQTGQLTRQPAERHPQYTAVTEAHLTPVSQRLRRRDTHIPICIFCCKCCTNSGCGICCKT